A stretch of the Microtus pennsylvanicus isolate mMicPen1 chromosome 16, mMicPen1.hap1, whole genome shotgun sequence genome encodes the following:
- the Rfxap gene encoding regulatory factor X-associated protein: MRQDEAAADGALRPGPTGIEAAVDAEDEAGDDDADLLDTSDPAGGGESAASPEELEDEGAEGGGGGARRRGSKTCTYEGCRETTSQVAKQRKPWMCKKHRNKMYKDKYKKKKSEEAQGSGGASAASAGNVKLEESADNILSIVKQRTGSFGDRPARPTLLEQVLNQKRLSLLRSPEVVQFLQKQQQLLNQQVLEQRQQQFPGAPV; the protein is encoded by the exons ATGCGGCAGGACGAGGCCGCGGCGGATGGCGCGCTAAGGCCGGGCCCGACGGGGATCGAGGCGGCGGTGGATGCCGAGGACGAGGCGGGGGACGACGACGCCGACCTGCTGGACACTTCGGACCCTGCGGGCGGCGGCGAGAGTGCGGCCAGTCCCGAGGAGCTGGAGGACGAGGGTGCcgagggcggcggcggcggggcgcGCAGGCGGGGCTCCAAGACCTGCACCTACGAGGGCTGCCGCGAGACCACCAGCCAGGTAGCCAAGCAGCGCAAGCCCTGGATGTGCAAGAAGCACCGCAACAAGATGTACAAGGACAAatacaagaagaagaagagcgaAGAGGCCCAGGGCTCCGGCGGCGCCTCGGCGGCCAGCGCAGGCAATGTCAAGCTGGAG GAAAGTGCAGACAACATACTCTCCATTGTCAAGCAAAGAACAGGATCTTTCGGGGATCGCCCTGCAAGGCCTACTCTGTTAGAACAAGTGTTAAATCAGAAAAGACTG tCATTACTAAGAAGTCCAGAAGTTGTCCAGTTTTTACAGAAACAGCAGCAGCTATTAAATCAACAGGTTTTGGAGCAAAGACAGCAGCAGTTTCCAGGAGCACCAGTGTGA